Genomic segment of Saprospiraceae bacterium:
CAATATGGATGAGGGCTTATTGGATGGGGAAAAAGCCATGACGGAATACATCAATATGATTAGTTCGGAACCGGATATTATCAGAGTTCCGGTAATGGTAGATTCTTCAAAGTGGCATGTGATTGAAGCCGGATTGAAATGTTTGCAAGGCAAGTCCGTTGTCAATTCCATTTCTTTAAAAGAAGGGGAAGAAAAATTTATTGAACAAGCAAAAAAAGTAAGACGCTATGGTGCTGCGGTGGTCGTTATGGCATTTGATGAAGCAGGTCAGGCGGATACCATTGAGCGCAAAGTAAGTATTTGTAAACGTGCTTATGATTTGTTGATAAATAAAGTTGGCTTTAAATCGCGAGACATCATTTTTGATCCAAATATTTTTGCAGTTGCAACGGGTATAGAAGAACACAATGTATATGCGATTAATTTTATCGAGGCAACCAAGCAAATCAAACAACTATGTCCTGGCGTTAAAATCAGTGGAGGCGTAAGCAATCTCTCATTTTCATTTCGTGGAAATGAAACCGTTCGGCATGCAATGCATACTGCATTTTTATATCATGCGATTCATGCAGGGATGGATATGGGTATCGTCAATGCAGGGCAAATGGAGGTGTACGATGAAATCCCTAAGGAACTGCTAGAGCTGGTTGAGGATGTATTATTTAATCGTCGCAGCGATGCAACAGAACGATTGACAGACTTTGCAGAACAAGTTAAAATAAAAGTTAAAAGTAAAATACCCATAATTCAAGATGAATGGAGAACGAAGTCGGTTGAAGACCGTTTGAAACATGCTTTGGTTAAAGGGATTACAGATTTTATTATTGAAGATACGGAAGAAGCCAGATTAAAATTTACAAAACCATTGCATGTCATTGAAGGACCTTTGATGGCCGGAATGAATGAAGTGGGTGATTTATTTGGTTCTGGTAAAATGTTTTTACCCCAGGTCGTTAAAAGCGCACGGGTAATGAAACAATCCGTTGCTTACTTAACTCCTTTTTTAGAGCAGGATAAAACTGAAGCTGCAAAAGCAAAAGGTAAAATTGTACTTGCTACTGTAAAAGGGGATGTGCATGATATTGGCAAAAATATAGTAGGAGTTGTATTGGCATGCAATAATTACGAAATCAGCGATATGGGTGTCATGGTTTCATGTGAAAAAATATTGCAACACGCGAAAGATATTAATGCAGATGTAATTGGATTAAGTGGTTTAATTACACCTTCCCTGGATGAAATGGTCCATGTAGCAATGGAAATGAAGAAAAACAAGATTACACTACCTCTATTAATTGGTGGGGCTACTACTTCAAAATTACATACGGCCTTAAAAATTGAACCACAATACGATTTTCCTGTGGTCCATGTGCTCGATGCATCAAGAGCTGTCTCAGTGGTTAGTAATTTATTGACCGATAACACGGAAGTTAGAAATCAATTTTTAAGTAATTTAAAAGAGGACTACGAGCGAGTTCGGATTCAAAGACAACAACGCCAGAAATTTAAAGAATTGTTGAGTTTAACAGAAGCTCAGGCCAATAAATTTAAAATAGATTGGGATCATACCTACTTTAATCCACCGCAGCAAACAGGCATTCGTGTTTTCGAATCGGTGGATACCGAACTTTTGAAATCCTTTATTGATTGGACTCCATTTTTCCAAACCTGGGAACTAGCTGGAAAATATCCAGCAATTTTGACAGATCCAATTGTTGGGAATGAAGCAAGCAAATTATTTGAGGATGCACTTGGATTGCTTGATGAATTAATAACTAAAAAATTATTGACAGCGAAGGCGGTAATTGGAATTTTTCCGGCGCATTCATCTGGAGATGATATTATACTCTATGAGGATGAATCGTGCGCTGTCGAAAAACTCAGACTGCATCATTTGCGACAGCAAATTAAAAAAACAGCGGGTCAAGCTAACTTTTGTTTGTCCGATTATATTTCACCTGTTGGTTCAGCCCATTGCGATTTCATAGGCGCATTCGCTGTTTCTGCAGGATTTGGTGTTGATGAACTGGTGAAGCAGTATGAACAAGTACATGATGACTACCATGCTATTTTAGTCAAAGCTCTTGCGGATCGATTGGCAGAGGCATTGGCAGAATACATGCATCAGTTAGTGCGTACGGAGATCTGGGCTTATGCGCCATCAGAACATTTTACCAATGACGAGTTGATTAAAGAAAGTTATACCGGCATCCGTCCGGCTCCGGGATATCCTGCATGTCCGGATCATACTGAAAAACAAACACTTTGGAATCTACTGGAAGTCGAACGTTTTATTGGATTGCAATTAACAGAAAGTATGGCAATGTTTCCGACAGCTGCTGTGAGTGGTTGGTATTTTTCACATCCGGATGCTAAGTATTTTGCAATAAGTGAAATTGGAGATGACCAATTACAGGATTATGCTAAACGAAAAGGATGGGATGAAGCAATTGCAACGAAATGGTTAAGTCCATTATTACCTTAATAGGGTTTATTTGAATTTACAATTTGTATATATATGAACCGATACATGAATTTTCGAATTTTTATTTTAT
This window contains:
- the metH gene encoding methionine synthase; amino-acid sequence: MNIFSTLETLASKKILILDGAMGSLIQQYQLQEADFRNERLADHPNDLKGNNDLLSITRPDVIKQIHLDYLKSGSDIIETNTFSANALSQADYALESWVYDINFQSAKIAKEAVLEFQKTDPSSPRFVAGALGPTNRTASLSPDVNRPAFRAVNFDQLKEAYYTQAKGLLEGGVDIFLVETIFDTLNGKAALYAIDELFEEIGYAIPLMVSGTITDASGRTLSGQTVEAFLASMSHLPMFSIGLNCALGAKELRPYLETLSKRADCRVSAYPNAGLPNELGGYDQSAAEMQAFMLDFAEQGYVNIIGGCCGTTPEHIRLMAQAVQSIEPRKIPCGSAYTTLSGLELLEFRPELNFVNVGERTNVTGSKKFAQLILNNQFDEAISVARQQVESGAQIIDINMDEGLLDGEKAMTEYINMISSEPDIIRVPVMVDSSKWHVIEAGLKCLQGKSVVNSISLKEGEEKFIEQAKKVRRYGAAVVVMAFDEAGQADTIERKVSICKRAYDLLINKVGFKSRDIIFDPNIFAVATGIEEHNVYAINFIEATKQIKQLCPGVKISGGVSNLSFSFRGNETVRHAMHTAFLYHAIHAGMDMGIVNAGQMEVYDEIPKELLELVEDVLFNRRSDATERLTDFAEQVKIKVKSKIPIIQDEWRTKSVEDRLKHALVKGITDFIIEDTEEARLKFTKPLHVIEGPLMAGMNEVGDLFGSGKMFLPQVVKSARVMKQSVAYLTPFLEQDKTEAAKAKGKIVLATVKGDVHDIGKNIVGVVLACNNYEISDMGVMVSCEKILQHAKDINADVIGLSGLITPSLDEMVHVAMEMKKNKITLPLLIGGATTSKLHTALKIEPQYDFPVVHVLDASRAVSVVSNLLTDNTEVRNQFLSNLKEDYERVRIQRQQRQKFKELLSLTEAQANKFKIDWDHTYFNPPQQTGIRVFESVDTELLKSFIDWTPFFQTWELAGKYPAILTDPIVGNEASKLFEDALGLLDELITKKLLTAKAVIGIFPAHSSGDDIILYEDESCAVEKLRLHHLRQQIKKTAGQANFCLSDYISPVGSAHCDFIGAFAVSAGFGVDELVKQYEQVHDDYHAILVKALADRLAEALAEYMHQLVRTEIWAYAPSEHFTNDELIKESYTGIRPAPGYPACPDHTEKQTLWNLLEVERFIGLQLTESMAMFPTAAVSGWYFSHPDAKYFAISEIGDDQLQDYAKRKGWDEAIATKWLSPLLP